In the genome of Croceimicrobium hydrocarbonivorans, one region contains:
- a CDS encoding sensor histidine kinase — protein MQFRNHKRSWELIFQIALHAMVFVFYAFDREGWKNESQVKTHEVFFFLNYALTAAIINYILLPKLLYRKKYLGFSLALIALLALVMAVEEGILEQIFFPDTRGTHFPGIFRTLTDLLPTITILTGFKFAWDALTKQRELEELQNLIKESELQFLKSQINPHFLFNNLNNIYALALEKSNKTATVLLKLSGVMRYMLYEAQAQYVPLSREVEQVENFIELSEMQMEERGKLSWSKELASDQYRIAPLILSVFVENAFKHSLASLSEAIDIAISLRLSPEGDLQFSCCNNFGELSNTEDLKGGIGLQNVQKRLELLYPDQHELKIRESAGTYCVDLKLKLSAQS, from the coding sequence ATGCAATTCAGAAATCATAAACGCTCCTGGGAGCTCATTTTTCAAATCGCCCTCCATGCCATGGTCTTTGTTTTTTATGCTTTCGATCGCGAAGGCTGGAAGAATGAGAGCCAGGTGAAAACGCATGAGGTATTTTTCTTTCTGAACTATGCCCTTACGGCGGCCATCATTAATTATATCCTTTTACCCAAATTGCTTTATCGCAAGAAATACCTGGGCTTTAGTTTAGCTTTAATTGCATTACTAGCTCTGGTTATGGCGGTTGAAGAAGGCATTTTGGAACAAATCTTTTTCCCGGATACTCGAGGCACTCATTTCCCAGGAATATTTCGCACCCTCACCGATTTACTTCCTACCATCACCATCCTTACCGGTTTTAAGTTCGCTTGGGATGCCCTTACCAAACAAAGGGAACTCGAAGAATTGCAAAACCTGATTAAGGAAAGTGAACTGCAGTTTCTGAAATCCCAAATCAATCCACATTTCCTCTTCAATAATCTCAATAATATATATGCTCTGGCGCTGGAGAAATCCAATAAAACTGCCACCGTATTGCTCAAATTATCCGGGGTTATGCGCTATATGCTTTACGAAGCCCAGGCTCAATATGTACCGCTGAGTCGTGAGGTGGAACAAGTAGAAAACTTCATTGAGCTGAGTGAAATGCAAATGGAGGAAAGAGGCAAATTATCCTGGAGCAAAGAACTGGCTTCCGATCAATATCGCATTGCCCCCTTAATCCTTTCCGTTTTTGTTGAAAATGCCTTTAAGCACAGTTTAGCTAGTCTCAGTGAGGCGATTGATATTGCGATCAGTTTACGGCTTTCGCCGGAAGGCGATTTACAATTTAGCTGCTGCAATAATTTCGGGGAGCTGTCTAATACCGAAGATTTAAAAGGGGGCATTGGCCTGCAAAATGTGCAAAAGCGCTTAGAGCTTCTTTATCCCGATCAACATGAATTAAAGATCCGTGAAAGTGCTGGCACCTATTGTGTAGATTTAAAACTTAAGCTCAGTGCTCAGTCATGA
- a CDS encoding outer membrane beta-barrel family protein, whose product MAINRISIVLVLGVIFSLSPLRLWSQSEIRIEGQVADALSKIPIPYASVALVDSVNGRVKDGVTTGEDGTFDLTTKETDFYLEISFMGYQSLQIRNYNPQSSVVRLGVIYLKENSQSLDEIEVTAEKSAMEFKLDKRVFNVGKDLNTTGMGALDVLSNVPSVNVNIEGQISLRGNTGVQILINGKPSVLSEEGSNALGTITADMIESIEVITNPSAKYEAEGTSGIINIILKKEEKKGFNGSVSVNTGIPDNHSVGVSLNRRTENFNFFTQFGVGYRSMPRYNESLNRNLNDGTEIYSEGTEYRNENFYNITLGTDYHINDWNVLTLSGSMAYEIEDQPSETDFRLRDANGSLLSEYRRTEETSATNPKYQYDLQYEKQFRNNEDHKLLISTLGRFFGKTQSSQFLNIPIGTSDVAPNQRTETSFFDRSFVYKLDYSNPITEAFSLEAGALYEQNDVGNDYQVLNNASSGYVIDSSLTNNFEYDQGVFGVYSTAAYEGKKWGLKLGLRYEHTLLNTLLTTTNEANRQEYSNWFPTVHSSYKISQRFSMQAGYSRRIFRPRLWDLNPFFNIRNNYNIRRGNPELQPEFGDSYELTGIWIFENLSLNTSLYHLYTTDVVDRVSFFENNVNTTMPVNVGSRNQTGLEINGKYNPVKWLGINGDFNYGYFSREGVFQDQDFSFQGDKWNTRITGKIKLPAGFDVELSGNYESAYKTVQGEQSGFAFGDIGLRKKLWDGKGVVNLSVRDIFASRIQESRVYQNDFYAYSFSQRGRFITLGFSYSFGKGEAMSYNGGRRH is encoded by the coding sequence ATGGCAATCAATCGAATTTCGATAGTACTTGTTTTAGGAGTGATTTTTAGCCTAAGCCCCCTTAGGTTATGGAGTCAGTCTGAAATTCGAATTGAGGGGCAAGTTGCCGATGCTCTCAGTAAAATTCCTATTCCTTACGCTTCAGTTGCTTTGGTTGATTCAGTAAATGGAAGGGTAAAGGATGGGGTGACCACAGGTGAAGACGGGACTTTTGATTTGACGACTAAGGAGACGGATTTCTATTTGGAAATTAGCTTTATGGGTTATCAGTCGCTTCAAATCAGAAATTATAATCCCCAATCATCTGTGGTCAGGCTGGGAGTAATTTACCTGAAGGAGAACAGTCAAAGCCTGGATGAGATAGAGGTGACCGCTGAAAAGTCGGCCATGGAATTTAAGCTGGACAAGCGGGTTTTTAATGTGGGTAAGGATTTAAATACCACCGGCATGGGAGCCTTGGATGTACTGTCCAATGTACCATCAGTAAATGTGAATATCGAAGGACAGATAAGCTTAAGAGGCAATACCGGAGTGCAGATCCTCATCAATGGTAAGCCCTCGGTTTTATCGGAAGAAGGCTCCAATGCCCTGGGAACTATTACTGCCGACATGATTGAAAGCATTGAGGTGATTACCAATCCTTCCGCCAAATATGAAGCTGAGGGAACCAGTGGCATCATCAATATCATACTCAAGAAAGAAGAGAAAAAGGGCTTTAATGGCTCAGTTTCCGTTAATACCGGAATTCCCGATAATCATTCGGTAGGAGTGAGCTTAAATCGACGCACGGAGAACTTCAATTTCTTCACCCAATTTGGAGTGGGCTATCGTTCCATGCCGCGCTATAATGAGAGTTTGAACCGTAATCTCAATGATGGCACCGAGATTTATAGTGAAGGCACTGAATACCGCAATGAGAATTTTTACAATATCACCTTAGGTACCGACTATCATATCAATGATTGGAATGTGCTAACCCTTTCCGGAAGTATGGCTTATGAAATTGAAGATCAGCCATCGGAAACTGATTTTCGTTTAAGGGATGCCAATGGCAGTCTTTTATCCGAATACCGTCGTACAGAAGAAACCAGCGCTACCAATCCGAAGTATCAATACGATCTACAGTATGAGAAGCAGTTTAGGAATAATGAGGACCATAAATTATTGATCAGCACCTTAGGTCGTTTTTTCGGGAAGACCCAAAGTTCTCAATTCTTAAATATTCCGATTGGCACGAGTGATGTGGCACCCAATCAACGGACCGAAACCAGCTTCTTCGATCGCAGTTTTGTGTATAAACTCGATTATAGCAATCCCATCACCGAGGCTTTTAGCTTGGAAGCCGGGGCTTTATACGAGCAAAATGATGTGGGTAATGACTATCAGGTCTTGAATAATGCAAGCAGCGGCTATGTGATTGATAGCAGCCTCACCAATAATTTCGAATACGATCAAGGGGTGTTTGGGGTCTACAGTACTGCAGCCTATGAAGGCAAGAAATGGGGCTTAAAATTAGGTTTGCGTTATGAGCACACCCTTTTAAACACCTTACTCACTACTACCAACGAAGCTAATAGGCAAGAATATTCCAATTGGTTTCCAACGGTGCATAGCTCCTATAAAATATCCCAGCGCTTCTCTATGCAGGCGGGTTATTCGCGCCGCATCTTTCGTCCGCGTTTATGGGATTTAAACCCCTTCTTTAATATTCGCAACAACTATAATATTCGTCGGGGTAATCCTGAATTGCAACCTGAGTTTGGTGATTCCTATGAATTAACCGGAATCTGGATTTTTGAGAATTTATCTTTAAATACCAGTTTGTACCATCTGTATACCACGGATGTAGTGGATCGAGTGAGCTTCTTTGAGAATAATGTGAATACCACTATGCCTGTGAATGTTGGGAGCCGCAATCAAACCGGTTTGGAGATAAATGGAAAATACAATCCGGTAAAATGGTTGGGGATTAATGGCGATTTCAACTATGGTTATTTCAGTCGGGAAGGGGTCTTTCAGGATCAGGATTTCAGCTTCCAGGGTGATAAGTGGAATACCCGCATTACCGGAAAGATTAAGCTACCAGCGGGTTTTGATGTGGAGCTGAGTGGCAATTATGAATCGGCCTATAAAACCGTGCAAGGGGAGCAAAGTGGATTTGCATTTGGAGATATTGGCCTTCGCAAGAAATTATGGGATGGCAAGGGTGTAGTGAATTTAAGTGTACGCGATATTTTTGCTTCCCGCATTCAGGAGAGTAGGGTGTATCAGAATGATTTCTATGCCTACAGCTTTTCGCAGCGAGGAAGATTTATAACCTTAGGATTTAGTTACAGCTTTGGCAAGGGCGAGGCCATGTCGTACAACGGCGGTCGCCGACATTAA
- a CDS encoding PepSY domain-containing protein: MKVHQKMRVWHRYLGFFLAGIMAIYAISGIVLIFRDTDAFKKVEHFEEKLASELNAEQLGEALKMRRFRADKEENGMIYFRDGEYNQASGEVKYTKKELPFFLDKMTHLHKATSSRPLAFLNIFFGISLLFFVVSAFWMYFPGTDIFKKGLIYTAVGLVFALVLLFV, encoded by the coding sequence ATGAAAGTGCATCAGAAAATGCGGGTTTGGCACCGCTATTTAGGATTTTTCCTAGCCGGAATTATGGCGATCTACGCCATCAGTGGTATTGTGCTCATTTTTAGAGATACCGATGCTTTTAAGAAGGTAGAGCATTTTGAAGAAAAGCTAGCCTCAGAACTAAATGCAGAGCAATTGGGTGAAGCCTTGAAGATGCGTCGTTTCCGTGCGGATAAGGAAGAAAATGGTATGATTTATTTCCGCGATGGCGAGTACAATCAAGCTTCTGGAGAAGTGAAATACACTAAGAAGGAGCTCCCTTTCTTTTTAGATAAAATGACGCATTTGCATAAGGCAACCAGCAGTAGACCTTTAGCCTTCCTAAACATCTTCTTTGGGATTAGCCTGCTCTTCTTTGTGGTATCTGCTTTTTGGATGTACTTCCCCGGTACGGATATCTTTAAGAAAGGATTGATTTATACGGCGGTAGGATTGGTCTTTGCTTTGGTTTTGTTGTTCGTTTAG
- a CDS encoding TonB-dependent receptor plug domain-containing protein, whose protein sequence is MRIKACLIALFISLGALQAQDSNATRFMINEVTVVTHFLRITPEEGHRLVQLGSDSLKKFQAFNLAEALKEQTNLFIKSYGANGVATLSIRGTGANHSKVYWNGLDISPPNLGLMDLSLIQSHGGDNLELSYGTGAHSYGAGNLGAGLLINSYPDYKQSFKQDLRITGGSFGRQQYDYSSEYGPQNLKAQTAVSFGSLKNDFQYRNPGETMRNHQWQNADFKQLHLKQNLFWRPELRNLISLKAWYNQTYRQIPPNSLNNGALYDRMADDNFYLTGDFQRNYANNDHLYVQIGWVRSSNRFQLASAERPDRNDYQSLQAQVRFKPLASQKLKWEAALQSRYDEAQSDSYEGFKNRFSSALYGRAKYQWKELWWSSLQLRAEHYDDQIAPLTGSFSTAYQWKPALNSYLSFGRNYRMPSLNDLYWVQAGNPDLKAEKSYTAEWGLEGHDSIADWQMQWQGDIYWIYVDNWIQWTPNGGIWQPQNLKTVQNYGFEGSLNLNKSWQDWHTSFKLGYQYLQSQNLENEQEPELNGKYLAYNPSHSLNAGVQLKYKRWDLNYQVNYTDRYFLDEANSYYLPGYTLQDLQLSYRWIRSAHQIRFSFSLHNLADIDYQVIAWRPEPGLNYRFGIQWRWEKS, encoded by the coding sequence ATGAGAATCAAAGCCTGCCTTATAGCTTTATTCATCAGCCTCGGTGCTTTGCAGGCTCAGGATTCGAATGCAACCCGATTCATGATCAATGAGGTTACGGTGGTCACGCATTTCTTGCGAATTACACCGGAAGAAGGACATCGCCTGGTTCAATTGGGAAGCGATAGCCTTAAAAAGTTCCAGGCCTTCAATCTGGCTGAAGCCCTCAAGGAGCAGACAAACCTCTTTATTAAGTCTTATGGTGCCAATGGGGTGGCCACCTTGAGTATTCGGGGTACCGGTGCCAATCACTCCAAAGTGTATTGGAATGGCCTGGATATCAGTCCGCCCAATTTAGGTTTAATGGACTTGAGTTTAATTCAAAGTCATGGTGGTGATAATTTGGAACTGAGCTATGGTACAGGCGCCCATTCTTACGGTGCAGGAAATTTAGGCGCCGGATTACTCATCAACTCCTATCCTGATTACAAGCAAAGCTTTAAGCAAGATTTACGTATTACCGGGGGGAGTTTTGGCCGACAGCAATATGACTACTCCAGCGAATATGGACCGCAAAATCTAAAGGCTCAAACTGCAGTTTCTTTTGGTAGTTTAAAGAACGACTTCCAATACCGCAATCCGGGCGAAACTATGCGGAATCATCAATGGCAGAATGCTGATTTCAAACAGTTACATCTTAAGCAAAACTTATTTTGGCGACCGGAACTACGTAATCTAATAAGTTTAAAAGCTTGGTACAATCAGACCTATCGTCAGATACCCCCGAACTCCCTTAACAATGGTGCGCTCTACGATCGGATGGCCGATGACAATTTCTACCTTACTGGGGATTTTCAGCGGAATTATGCCAATAATGATCATCTCTATGTGCAAATCGGCTGGGTGCGTTCCAGTAATCGCTTTCAGTTGGCTTCCGCCGAAAGGCCCGATCGCAATGATTACCAATCCTTACAAGCTCAAGTGCGATTTAAACCCTTGGCCAGTCAAAAACTAAAGTGGGAAGCTGCCCTACAAAGTCGCTACGATGAAGCCCAATCCGATTCCTATGAGGGTTTCAAAAATCGTTTCTCCAGCGCCCTTTATGGCCGGGCTAAATATCAGTGGAAGGAATTATGGTGGAGCTCTCTCCAATTACGAGCCGAGCATTATGATGATCAAATAGCACCACTCACAGGTAGCTTTAGCACTGCTTATCAATGGAAACCTGCCTTAAACAGCTACCTCAGCTTTGGACGCAATTACCGCATGCCCAGCTTAAACGATCTGTATTGGGTGCAAGCTGGCAATCCCGATTTAAAGGCGGAGAAAAGCTATACCGCCGAATGGGGTTTAGAAGGCCACGACTCCATCGCCGATTGGCAAATGCAATGGCAGGGAGATATCTATTGGATCTATGTCGATAATTGGATTCAATGGACGCCCAATGGAGGCATTTGGCAACCCCAAAATTTAAAAACAGTCCAGAATTATGGTTTCGAAGGAAGCCTAAATCTCAATAAAAGCTGGCAAGACTGGCATACTAGCTTTAAGCTCGGCTATCAGTATTTGCAAAGCCAAAATCTGGAGAATGAGCAAGAACCGGAGCTCAATGGTAAATACCTGGCTTATAATCCTTCCCATAGCTTAAATGCGGGTGTACAATTAAAATACAAGCGATGGGATCTTAACTATCAAGTTAACTATACCGACCGTTACTTTCTAGATGAAGCCAACTCCTATTATTTGCCGGGCTATACATTACAAGATTTACAATTGAGCTATCGATGGATTCGCTCCGCTCATCAAATTCGTTTCAGTTTTAGTCTGCATAATTTGGCGGATATCGACTATCAAGTGATTGCTTGGCGACCAGAGCCCGGCCTGAATTATAGATTTGGAATACAATGGCGATGGGAAAAAAGCTAA
- a CDS encoding T9SS type A sorting domain-containing protein has protein sequence MRRLAFYIIFSIALGLQAQSPGPYAPAAGQPGSTAIHKDSSLIASWAQSVLIQRGYLDIANKSLGLVSHGDSADALGHANGQVISLGDSGMATYSISPAIVDGPGAEFAIFENSFSDVFLEFAFVEVSSDGQNFERFPAQSLLDTNLQTGAFGASDPTKVHNLAGKYRADFGLPFDLAEISLQDSIRYIRIVDVIGSIQGNWATRDAQGRIINDPYPTDFASGGFDLDALALLHPSSLALENQKLAQFVPYPNPAQDKIAVPSAISLKLYNLQGQFLKDANDEQIGLDEFPNGLYILEAQLGSHQAQSFHIQIQK, from the coding sequence ATGCGCCGCCTCGCATTCTATATAATCTTTAGCATAGCCCTGGGATTGCAAGCGCAGTCGCCAGGGCCCTATGCCCCAGCTGCCGGTCAGCCCGGATCCACTGCTATTCATAAAGACAGCAGTCTGATTGCATCTTGGGCACAATCGGTGCTAATTCAAAGGGGTTATCTCGACATTGCCAATAAAAGCCTGGGTCTGGTTAGTCATGGTGATAGTGCAGATGCCCTCGGACATGCCAATGGACAGGTAATTAGCCTGGGGGATAGCGGCATGGCGACCTATTCTATCAGCCCAGCTATTGTAGATGGACCGGGTGCTGAGTTCGCTATTTTCGAAAATAGCTTTAGTGATGTTTTCCTGGAATTCGCCTTTGTAGAAGTAAGCTCCGACGGGCAGAATTTTGAACGCTTTCCTGCTCAAAGCCTTTTGGACACTAATTTACAAACCGGTGCCTTTGGAGCTAGTGATCCAACTAAGGTGCATAATTTGGCGGGGAAGTACCGTGCCGACTTTGGGCTACCTTTCGATTTAGCCGAAATCAGCTTGCAAGACAGTATCCGCTATATCCGAATAGTAGATGTGATTGGCAGCATTCAAGGTAATTGGGCCACACGCGATGCCCAAGGTCGCATTATTAATGATCCCTACCCCACCGACTTCGCTTCGGGTGGATTCGATCTGGATGCCCTGGCTTTGCTTCATCCCAGCAGTTTAGCTTTAGAAAATCAAAAACTCGCGCAGTTTGTGCCTTATCCCAATCCGGCCCAAGACAAAATTGCCGTCCCTTCAGCAATAAGCTTAAAATTGTACAACCTTCAAGGGCAATTTCTAAAGGATGCAAATGACGAGCAAATCGGTTTGGATGAATTCCCCAATGGACTCTATATCTTAGAAGCTCAGTTGGGTTCGCATCAAGCGCAAAGCTTCCACATTCAAATTCAAAAATGA
- a CDS encoding T9SS type A sorting domain-containing protein, which produces MSKKLFLGLLILNLLVQPLSAQFSFSEVQFWIGSGTDSTLLVIDFNDGTTDSSYAWGYAYSGNETGEDLLNAVAAADANLSIAAAGGFLNDVIYGQHSGVGGQPDYWSTWSGSDTASLVMNSGLATPLVDGEWFALSYTDFSPAAVPGVPIAAFNPESFDFSQVDQWIGSGSDSMALFIDFQLADSGQVVFGYLFNDSVQASQILQDLDQTIATLTVNAGSFLNDISYQNWSGLGGQPNYWSTWSATNVGNWYMNAGIGSYVKAGELFGCSYTDFAPALRPRVPASDSGIGLDETELLQFAIYPNPANDYLNISSEQNGDLQVYNQQGALVVSQTFDGQAQLDLSDWAAGLYFVQLNGKSQRLIIH; this is translated from the coding sequence ATGAGCAAAAAACTATTCCTCGGGCTGCTGATCTTAAACCTTCTGGTCCAGCCCCTTTCAGCTCAATTTTCTTTTTCAGAAGTACAATTCTGGATTGGTTCCGGAACCGATTCTACCTTATTGGTAATCGACTTTAATGATGGAACTACCGACTCCTCCTACGCTTGGGGCTATGCCTATTCAGGTAATGAAACAGGAGAAGACCTGCTTAATGCTGTAGCTGCTGCGGATGCGAACCTCAGCATTGCCGCTGCCGGTGGTTTTCTAAATGATGTGATTTACGGTCAACATTCCGGTGTTGGTGGTCAGCCTGATTATTGGAGTACCTGGAGTGGTAGCGATACCGCCAGCCTGGTTATGAATTCCGGTTTGGCTACTCCCTTGGTGGATGGTGAATGGTTTGCCCTTAGCTATACTGACTTTAGTCCGGCCGCAGTACCAGGAGTACCCATCGCGGCTTTTAATCCGGAGAGTTTCGACTTTTCTCAGGTAGACCAATGGATTGGCAGTGGCAGCGATAGCATGGCCTTATTCATCGACTTTCAATTAGCCGATTCAGGGCAAGTGGTATTCGGATACCTCTTTAACGATTCAGTACAAGCTTCGCAAATCCTTCAAGATTTGGATCAAACCATTGCTACTTTGACCGTTAATGCTGGCTCTTTCCTCAATGATATCAGCTATCAAAACTGGTCCGGATTAGGTGGGCAACCTAATTATTGGAGTACCTGGAGCGCCACAAATGTTGGAAACTGGTATATGAATGCGGGTATTGGCAGCTATGTAAAGGCCGGTGAGCTATTTGGTTGTTCTTATACTGATTTCGCCCCTGCCCTGCGTCCACGCGTTCCGGCTTCAGATTCGGGTATTGGTTTAGATGAAACAGAACTGCTGCAATTCGCTATCTACCCTAATCCTGCGAATGATTATTTAAACATCAGTAGTGAGCAGAATGGCGACTTACAAGTTTACAATCAACAAGGAGCCTTAGTAGTAAGTCAAACTTTTGATGGGCAAGCCCAACTTGATTTAAGCGACTGGGCTGCCGGTCTCTACTTTGTGCAATTAAATGGAAAAAGCCAAAGGCTGATTATCCATTAA
- a CDS encoding LexA family protein produces MSLSIYAINTENGIEIPFFDVGVAAGDPSYVSEYFPDTINLSHELVANPKATFCVRVSGQSMVGAGIDDGDLLIVDKELEAKEGQIILAVINGDYTVKRLIKKSDAYYLQPENPAFEPLRITTFMDFRIWGVVTGLIKKLK; encoded by the coding sequence ATGTCCCTGAGCATCTACGCAATCAATACTGAAAACGGAATCGAAATCCCCTTCTTTGATGTGGGGGTGGCCGCTGGTGATCCGTCCTATGTATCGGAGTATTTTCCGGATACCATCAACCTTTCTCACGAATTAGTGGCTAATCCTAAAGCTACTTTTTGCGTTCGGGTAAGCGGTCAGTCTATGGTAGGGGCCGGAATTGATGATGGCGATCTCCTAATTGTTGACAAAGAATTGGAAGCTAAAGAAGGGCAAATAATCCTAGCCGTTATTAATGGCGATTATACGGTTAAGCGCCTGATTAAGAAATCAGATGCCTATTACCTTCAGCCCGAAAACCCGGCCTTTGAGCCTTTGCGCATCACCACTTTTATGGATTTTCGGATTTGGGGAGTAGTTACCGGACTCATCAAGAAACTTAAATAA
- a CDS encoding tetratricopeptide repeat protein, with protein sequence MVKLWTTSLKLLPLIILGACSSDHQWYHRDFSEEEKPLYAEHLQRGSGYHYQGSPASDFHLLEALELDPNNGDIWREMGTPRVKRGIANEMHYLYGKAVDLKPDPWAGFRGYLYLYFYRDYESAIADFNLQDSIMGMVGNSQAQDHDYMRGIAYYGLKDYQKAQDFLSRYINRISADPGPEWVDVYAHLYRALAWEKLDLKDQALAEINQVLELFPQLADGHYHKARLLMEKNQNSEAQKEMDAARKAFAEGFYHQRPYVEVLEQIYEEDLGSNYKFDPVESRIINSTQ encoded by the coding sequence ATGGTGAAATTGTGGACTACCTCCCTTAAACTCCTCCCCCTTATTATTCTCGGAGCTTGCAGTAGCGATCATCAATGGTATCATCGTGACTTTAGTGAGGAAGAAAAGCCCTTATATGCCGAACATCTTCAAAGAGGTTCTGGCTATCATTATCAGGGTTCCCCCGCTTCGGATTTTCACCTTTTAGAAGCTTTGGAACTAGACCCCAATAATGGTGACATTTGGCGCGAAATGGGTACCCCCCGAGTTAAAAGAGGCATCGCCAATGAAATGCATTACCTCTACGGCAAGGCGGTAGATTTAAAACCCGATCCCTGGGCAGGCTTCAGAGGCTATCTCTACCTCTACTTTTATCGTGATTACGAAAGTGCGATTGCCGACTTTAATCTTCAGGACTCCATTATGGGAATGGTAGGCAATTCGCAAGCGCAAGATCATGACTATATGCGAGGCATCGCTTACTATGGTTTAAAAGACTACCAAAAGGCTCAGGATTTTCTAAGTCGCTATATCAACCGCATTAGCGCCGATCCCGGTCCGGAATGGGTTGATGTTTATGCACATTTGTACCGGGCCCTAGCCTGGGAAAAACTCGATCTAAAGGATCAGGCTCTGGCCGAAATCAATCAGGTGCTGGAACTCTTTCCGCAATTGGCAGATGGCCACTATCACAAAGCCCGACTGCTGATGGAAAAAAACCAAAATTCAGAAGCGCAAAAAGAAATGGATGCGGCGCGAAAAGCTTTTGCAGAGGGCTTTTACCATCAAAGACCTTATGTGGAGGTTTTGGAGCAGATATATGAGGAAGATTTAGGGTCGAATTATAAATTCGACCCAGTAGAGAGTAGAATTATAAATTCTACCCAATAA